Below is a window of Corynebacterium kalinowskii DNA.
ATGAGGTATTCGTTGTTGATGCCTTCCTGCAAAGATTGCGCCTTGCGGTTGGCGGCATAGGTTTCCGTTGCAGCCACGATCGCGGTGGGGCTCGCGGCGTGCATCAAGTCCCGGATACTTTCGCGGAAAGCGGCATCCGGCGCACCGCCGATCGCTGCGTCTATCTCCGGCCAGGTCTCGCGACCGAAAATGTCCTCAATGAGCGGCAAGTACTTGCGCACGTGCGATTCCTGGGCGAAGTCCGTCGCGAATCGCTCGAGAGCCACCGGTCCCTCTTGGATAACAGCATCGATGGCCTTATCGAGGGCGATACTAGGGACGAAATGAGTGGCCAGTCCGGTGAACAGCATGTCTGCAGGTGACATCGGGTAGCTGGTCAAACCAACGAAGGATGCGAGTGCCGGGATTGGTCGGCCAAGTTCGCCCACCATGTGGGCCATGAAGTAGGTGGTGCCGACATCGGGCACCCAGCCGATTGCCATTTCTGGCATTGCGGCCAAGGAGTTCTCGGTGACCACGCGGTGGCTGCCGAGCATCGCCAGGCCAATTCCTCCGCCTAGAACGGAACCGTCAATGAAGGAGACGTACGGCTTAGGGAAGTCCGCGATCTGCAGGTTGAGGCGGTATTCACGGGTGAGGTAATGATCACCACGCTCGTGTTTGCCTTCGGCGGCGTCGTCACGCACTGCCCTGATGTCGCCACCGGCGCAGAATACCTTCATTCCCTTGGTGAACAGCACGACGTGGGTAATAGCATCGTCGTCGGCCCACTGATGAAGCGCCTCGCTGATGATGTCGACCATCTCGCCGCTGATCGCATTCAGCTGGCGAGTGCGGTTGAGCTCAAGGATGCCCGCGGATCCCTCGACGTGTGCCAGTACCGGTGTGTTCTGCGCTACATTTTCCACAGGCTGTAGTTTGCCACACTTCTAGCGGCGATGTGGAGAGTTACCCCTAGAAGGGACCCGATGCCTGGAGGTTAGAACTCAGTAATTTTCCGGGTAGATGGGTCAATCAAGATCCGAGTCTTCCCAACAGAGCATTCCACGGTCTTGTCTGTCCGGACAGCACATTCAGCTTGTCCATAACTAACTCGTTGCCCGGGTTCGAGATACTTAAGCTGCGGCTCCAGCGGACCTTCGCCAACGTAATACCGCGCGCCGCCAGCGGTGAGATCCACCTGGTTAGTATTCCCCGGACCGACGCCCCCACAGAAGACCAAGTCCTGCTGCATTCCACAGAAGTTCACCACCGACGAGTTAGTACGAATATTGAAAATTGGAAAGCCGTTACGCCCGAAGAAGTATGTCGGATCGACCGCTTCATATTCGGGCTGCGCGATCTCTGACGACGGCTGTGGCGACTCCGCATTCCGTGAAGTGGAGACCGAGGATGCGGTAGGTGTGGGGACGGTGTGCTCACCAGAACACGCAGCTAGAAAACCAACGAACATCAACACTCCAGCAAGTGCCCGAAATTTGATATCCATGCGCCAACCAGCCTTTCAAAGCGGTTCATTCAAACAAACTATCGCTGCAACAATGACGAGCGTTTCAAGGATCCCACATGCTCTGAACGCGAGAACGCAGGCCACCACAGCTGTCGGTGTGGTGGCCTGCGTTTACTCGTCGCGAAGGACTATTTCTTAGTCTTCTTCTTTGCCTTCTTCTTCGGCTTGTCTTCTGCGAGTCGCTCTTCCTCAAGGTGCGCGGCCACGTCTGGAACATACCGGAAGTCAGAGCGCGGTGGGCGGACGTAGTCATTGACAGACTCTGGGCGCTCCGGGATTTCTGGCAGCGGGCGTTCGATCTTCTCGTAAGGGATCGAGCTCAGCAAATGGTTGATGACGTTGATGCGGGAGCGCTTCTTGTCCTCGGATTCCACGGTGTACCACGGTGCGGAGGGGATGTCGGTGTGAATGAACATCTCATCCTTGGCTCGGGAGTAGTCCTCCCAGCGGGTAATGGACTGCAGGTCCATTGGGGAGAGCTTCCAGCGGCGGAGCGGATCCTTGAGGCGCGACTTGAAACGCTTGACCTGCTCTTCGTCGGAAACGGAGAACCAGTATTTGCGCAGTAGGATGCCGTCCTCGACCAGCAGGCGCTCGAAGATCGGGGCCTGGTGAAGGAAGCGACGGTACTCCTGAGAAGTGCAAAAGCCCATGACTCGTTCAACGCCGCCACGGTTATACCAGGAGCGGTCGAAGATAACGATTTCACCTGCGGTCGGGAGTTTTTCTACGTAGCGCTGGAAATACCACTGGCCTTGCTCGCGGGAGTTCGGGGCAGGCAAGGCCTCGATGCGACAGGTGCGCGGGTTGAGGTATTGCGTGATGCGCTTGATCGCAGAGCCCTTACCGGCAGCGTCTCGACCTTCCATCACGATGACGACGCGCGCGCCGGTTTCCACCACCCACTGTTGCATGTCAACAAGTTCGGCCTGCAGACGCTTGAGTTCGGCCTCGTAGGCCTCTTTGGATAGCTTTGGTGGCTTAACTTTTCCCATGGTTATCAGCCTACTTCCCCCAAGGCTTAACCTAAAATTTACCTTTTAGTTTTCGACCTTGAATTCAGTCATTTCGTCCCACTCGGTTTTGCCTGGGATGAGGGTGTTGATGATTGTTGGAGTTTCCACAAGCAGCTTCGGCATGTCGACGCATGCATGCTTGAAATGATCAGAGGCGACGTGAGCTTCGGCGGCGTCATCCTTGAAGCCTTCTACCAGAATGAACACATCGTCCTCGTCAGTGGACTTGTACCATTCGAAAAACAAGCAACCTTCTTCTGCGCGGGTAGCGTCGGTGAACGCAGCTACTTGTTCACGGAAGGTAGCGACGAATTCTGGGCGAACTTTGTACTTCACGTTGATAAGGATCATGGGGGCGATTGTAGTCTGTGAGCTTTGACTGCGCGGTTAGTGCAGTTCAGAGCGTTTTTCCTATCCTTCCATGCATGCCATATGTGCCACTTCTGAACGGAATCGCCACTGAGCAATGGGATTCCGTGGGGATTTTGGGACGAGTTAATAAAATACCGAACTCCGCATAAAGAACCCGATGATGTTGGTACGCCCCCCCACTGTTGGACTCCAATATCCCGGACAGCTCATTAGAACAGGTTATACGTAATGCCCAATTGCCTTTTCAACGAAACTGCGCGGAAACATTGTTCCAACACGACCGACAATCTGCTTTTTGATTGGGAAACACCTTCCAATAGCATTACGTTAAGCACTCAACCAGCTGTGCAGCACCCGTGCTATGTTTATTGGTATGACCAAGCTAATCGATCGAGACGTAGAAGAACTTGTGTCCGCTCAACTAGCGAAACACGGCAGAATTAGCGTGTCTGAACTCATTGACATTTACGACGAAGTCGAAGCAAGGTATGCCCCGTCAAACATACTGAATGCGTCTCGGGAATTCTGAGTGCGGTCTACTCCGTGCCAGTAAAGAAACCCGCGTACTGACCATTTTGCGTTGAACTGGTTCTTCTGAGCTCAGCTGCAGCGTTTTGATCTTGAGATTCACTTCGAAACCCTTAAACAGCAACGGCTACGGTATCCCTGCTTCCAGCAAAACGATCAAGCCCTGCGACCTAGTAAACCTCAAGGGCCTCGCGCAGTGGCTCCAGATCACCTTGGTAACCCGTGATCGCCGCGAGGCCATCCAAGACCTCCGTGCCATAGTTGTGGCCATAATAGGTCGGCACGCTCACGGAGTTGGCCATGTCCAAAGTGACCTGCCAAAACGTCACCAGGGGCTGCCAGCTCATGCTCGGATGCCGTCCAATTCCCGGCGATTCCTTGAGCCAGTCTGGCTGGGAGAACAGCAAATTCGGCGACCACCACACAATGGGATCCGTAGCATGTTGAATGAACAGGACGCGCGGGCGGTTCCACGGGGCATCGTCGTGAAGCATGCGTCCAATCTGCCGTGAGTTTTCCGCAAACCGCACCGTGGTACCACCGCCGAATTCGGGCGCAACCTCGCGAGTGCCGGGGTCGCGACGCAGGCTTAACGACGCCCACAGCTCATTAGAGTTCGGCGGCCCCACCCACAGCACTCCGTCAACTTGACGAGTGATGTCCTTGACACCGCTAAACGCGCCTTCCCCCTGGGTGGTTCCCAGGGACTCACCAAACAAGTAGAGCTCTGGGCGGCCCTCCGCGGGCAGGCTGTTTCGCCAGGCTAGAACCGATTCCACAAGAATCTTGCCGGATTCGTGGACCTGATCCTTGGACGCCACGAATTGTACCGGCGAGGGCAGGTTGGAGTATTGCATGGCCACGATGGCAGAGTCGCCGCCATAGAGAAGCTCAAAAGACTGGGCAGCGGTCGGGTTGACCCAGCCAGTGCCCGTCGTGCCCGCGATGAGCACAGCTTTACGTTCGTGGGCTTGGGTCCTATGTAGCTCGGCTACCAGGCGATCCGCCTGAATTTCAGGAGTGTCACCATTCTTGAGACCCGAGAACAGTCGAATTGGTTCCTTGGCGGGCTCTCCCGTTACTTCCGCGATTTCGGAGCCGTCCATTCCGAGGCTGACGAAGCGGGAGCCGTGGGAGCCGAGGCCTTCCCACCGGTTGAAGGAGTACTCCGAACCTGACCTGAACTGGCTTTTCGGTGGCTTAAGACTTGGATCAGGTGCACTGTTGGTCACTGCAGCGCCTTTTTCAAAGACGCGGATGACGGTGCCGGGAATGACGGAATCGACAAGCCACAGTGCCAAGCCCAGTGCCACTGCGGTAGCGATAATCGAGCGCGCGGCTGCCGTCCAACGATCTGGGGCGATCCGGGCAACGAGTCTGCCGAGGTCAAGCATCCAGTGCACGAGCAGGAGGATGAGCACCCATATGCCGAGTCCGAGCGGAAGAATCCCTAGCGCTTCCCAGCCGAAGTGAGTGGGAATGCCCATATATTGGTGAAGTTCGCGTTGCCAGCGCACCGCAGAAACAGAGATGTAGGTGACCCAGATCAGAACAACGCCCAGCAAGGACATTTCTATCCGGAACCACACCTTTTCCGGGAAATCAGTCAGCTCTTTGAGCGCCGCGTACTCTTCTTCCATCGCGAAGGCCTTGAGGAATTTGTGACCGAATACGGCGGCCACTTCCCTGCCCCAGTTCCGCCAGTTCCAATTGAGGAAGACTCCTAAGCCATATCCGGATGCCGCGGAGAAACCGCTGGCCATTGCCTGGAAGAGCCAATCACGTGGGAGCAGAGACGGGGTCGCGGCCACCGCAAACATCATGCCGCCCAGAATCAAGCCCCACGAATTGAGACGCCAGCGACGCCAAAACGAGAGCACATGCGGCTTCTCGATCACATTCATGGGCGTCCCTCACTTCTACCGGGATGTCCAGTGTATCGAATCACATAACCGTCACCCTAGACTTACAATTTGCCAGCAATTGCTGATAAATACTTACCCTTTACTTATTTAACGGCTAGCATTCGGGGTATGCACTTACTAATTCATGAAGAAGATAGTTCGAGTCCACAGAGTCGCAAGGCAACGTTCGACGACTTGCGGCTTCAATACCAACGCACAGCTGGTAGTGAAGATGGAGCCTCGATTTGTGTCGTAGACCCAGATACCGTTGATGAGGTTGTACGTCAT
It encodes the following:
- a CDS encoding 3-hydroxyisobutyryl-CoA hydrolase translates to MENVAQNTPVLAHVEGSAGILELNRTRQLNAISGEMVDIISEALHQWADDDAITHVVLFTKGMKVFCAGGDIRAVRDDAAEGKHERGDHYLTREYRLNLQIADFPKPYVSFIDGSVLGGGIGLAMLGSHRVVTENSLAAMPEMAIGWVPDVGTTYFMAHMVGELGRPIPALASFVGLTSYPMSPADMLFTGLATHFVPSIALDKAIDAVIQEGPVALERFATDFAQESHVRKYLPLIEDIFGRETWPEIDAAIGGAPDAAFRESIRDLMHAASPTAIVAATETYAANRKAQSLQEGINNEYLIGELLRRDPNFHEGVRAVLIDKDAKPAFTPANALEVDPEPYRAAIANARQIV
- the ppk2 gene encoding polyphosphate kinase 2 — translated: MGKVKPPKLSKEAYEAELKRLQAELVDMQQWVVETGARVVIVMEGRDAAGKGSAIKRITQYLNPRTCRIEALPAPNSREQGQWYFQRYVEKLPTAGEIVIFDRSWYNRGGVERVMGFCTSQEYRRFLHQAPIFERLLVEDGILLRKYWFSVSDEEQVKRFKSRLKDPLRRWKLSPMDLQSITRWEDYSRAKDEMFIHTDIPSAPWYTVESEDKKRSRINVINHLLSSIPYEKIERPLPEIPERPESVNDYVRPPRSDFRYVPDVAAHLEEERLAEDKPKKKAKKKTKK
- a CDS encoding putative quinol monooxygenase, encoding MILINVKYKVRPEFVATFREQVAAFTDATRAEEGCLFFEWYKSTDEDDVFILVEGFKDDAAEAHVASDHFKHACVDMPKLLVETPTIINTLIPGKTEWDEMTEFKVEN
- a CDS encoding alpha/beta hydrolase, translating into MNVIEKPHVLSFWRRWRLNSWGLILGGMMFAVAATPSLLPRDWLFQAMASGFSAASGYGLGVFLNWNWRNWGREVAAVFGHKFLKAFAMEEEYAALKELTDFPEKVWFRIEMSLLGVVLIWVTYISVSAVRWQRELHQYMGIPTHFGWEALGILPLGLGIWVLILLLVHWMLDLGRLVARIAPDRWTAAARSIIATAVALGLALWLVDSVIPGTVIRVFEKGAAVTNSAPDPSLKPPKSQFRSGSEYSFNRWEGLGSHGSRFVSLGMDGSEIAEVTGEPAKEPIRLFSGLKNGDTPEIQADRLVAELHRTQAHERKAVLIAGTTGTGWVNPTAAQSFELLYGGDSAIVAMQYSNLPSPVQFVASKDQVHESGKILVESVLAWRNSLPAEGRPELYLFGESLGTTQGEGAFSGVKDITRQVDGVLWVGPPNSNELWASLSLRRDPGTREVAPEFGGGTTVRFAENSRQIGRMLHDDAPWNRPRVLFIQHATDPIVWWSPNLLFSQPDWLKESPGIGRHPSMSWQPLVTFWQVTLDMANSVSVPTYYGHNYGTEVLDGLAAITGYQGDLEPLREALEVY